Proteins from a genomic interval of Candidatus Cloacimonadota bacterium:
- a CDS encoding M6 family metalloprotease domain-containing protein — protein sequence MAKQLIVSFLTALLALGALCATPLVNTPVQVTQPDGSELLILASGDEWHNWLHDADNYTIVQNDAGYYVYARQDGEKVAPTDWIVGRDSPRHRALQPGVNLSRRLIEEKYSRYANMRDYSDAKSPHTGDFNNIVVFIKFADDPDFNTPLGVYEEIFNNPAGNSMKRYFWEASYNQLNVNSTFYPIPNGTTILCYTDTYPRAYFKIHSPSNPKGYSGDNERTQREHQLLLRAVNAIASQVPTDLVIDGDNDGYVDNTCFIIKGSPEGWAELLWPHRWVLYTVNAMIHGKRVWDFNFQIESSTMGSGAGVLSHEMFHSLGAPDLYRYNDTTIDPIGSWDIMCADQNPPQHMSVWMKHKYGQWVSSIPEITTSGTYTLSPVATSATNNIWRVPSWRSGEYYLLEYRRPSENYDHNVPGTGLLVYRLDSSESGNASGPPDELYIYRPNANNTTTNGTLNNAEFSLQVGRTEMNEATVPSGFMSNNSPGGLNLYDVGEAGETITFKIKISDVQLTFPRGGETWFSGSNKVLTWKAKSMTGTVTVDYSTDGGVNWTVLNADAPNNGSYAWNNIPVLNSNQVFVRITQNSSGQADSNIHPLAIASEMATPQGTWPPDGATEIPTNPLLAWTATPGVTGYQLQVSTDPNFNSYLVNAIDHPDNHYQLQGLTPFQTYYWRVCGLADIGPGPFCLDLSFTTGDITELPDPPVLTYPVHQAEDLPLELDFSWTPMPLADSYSLQISQSFWFVDPEIDLPNLTTTSQHVSGLQPGRTYFWRVSAGNVAGNSNFSHINQFTTLQSTPVEDDTAPVVINELKQNYPNPFNPTTTISLSLKDASLPASLQIFDLRGRLVRTLFQGIPSGQRMELVWDGKDSQGRACGSGIYHYRLRSGDFAKTRKMILIK from the coding sequence ATGGCCAAACAACTGATAGTAAGCTTTCTCACAGCGCTGCTGGCGTTGGGAGCGCTCTGCGCCACCCCACTGGTGAACACCCCGGTCCAAGTGACCCAACCCGACGGCAGCGAACTGCTAATTCTTGCAAGCGGAGACGAATGGCACAATTGGCTGCACGATGCCGACAACTATACGATCGTCCAAAATGATGCCGGCTACTATGTTTACGCCAGGCAGGACGGTGAAAAGGTCGCTCCCACGGACTGGATCGTGGGTCGCGACTCCCCTCGGCACAGAGCTTTGCAACCGGGGGTGAATCTTTCCCGCCGGCTGATAGAGGAGAAATACTCCCGCTATGCCAACATGCGCGATTACAGCGACGCAAAATCCCCCCACACGGGCGATTTCAACAATATTGTGGTCTTCATCAAATTCGCCGATGACCCCGATTTCAACACACCGCTTGGAGTTTATGAAGAAATTTTCAACAACCCCGCCGGAAATTCCATGAAGCGTTATTTCTGGGAGGCCTCCTATAACCAGTTGAATGTGAACTCCACCTTTTATCCCATCCCGAACGGAACGACAATACTCTGCTACACAGACACTTATCCCCGGGCCTACTTCAAAATCCACAGTCCCTCCAACCCAAAGGGTTACAGCGGCGACAACGAACGCACCCAGCGGGAACATCAATTACTGCTGCGCGCCGTGAATGCCATCGCGTCCCAAGTGCCTACTGATCTGGTGATTGACGGCGATAACGACGGCTATGTGGACAACACCTGCTTCATCATCAAAGGCTCGCCGGAAGGCTGGGCCGAACTGCTCTGGCCCCATCGCTGGGTGCTCTATACAGTGAATGCCATGATACATGGCAAGAGGGTCTGGGACTTCAATTTCCAGATAGAGAGTTCCACCATGGGTTCCGGCGCCGGAGTGCTTTCCCACGAAATGTTCCACAGCCTGGGCGCGCCTGACCTCTACCGCTACAACGACACAACCATCGACCCCATCGGAAGTTGGGACATTATGTGCGCTGACCAGAACCCACCCCAGCACATGAGCGTGTGGATGAAACACAAATACGGGCAGTGGGTCTCCAGCATCCCGGAAATCACAACTTCCGGAACCTACACCCTCTCGCCGGTGGCTACCTCCGCCACAAACAACATCTGGCGCGTGCCCAGCTGGAGAAGCGGCGAATACTATCTGCTGGAATACCGGCGCCCTTCCGAGAATTACGATCACAACGTCCCCGGCACCGGCCTCCTGGTTTACAGGCTTGATTCCTCCGAAAGCGGCAATGCCAGCGGGCCCCCTGACGAGCTCTACATCTATCGCCCCAACGCCAATAACACCACCACCAACGGCACCCTCAACAATGCTGAGTTTTCGCTCCAGGTAGGGCGAACCGAGATGAACGAAGCCACGGTTCCCAGCGGTTTCATGAGCAACAACTCCCCGGGCGGGCTGAATCTCTATGATGTGGGCGAAGCGGGTGAAACCATCACCTTTAAAATCAAGATTTCGGATGTCCAGCTCACCTTTCCCCGGGGCGGCGAGACCTGGTTTTCCGGCAGCAACAAGGTGCTCACCTGGAAAGCCAAAAGCATGACCGGAACCGTAACCGTGGATTACAGCACCGATGGCGGCGTGAATTGGACGGTATTGAATGCCGACGCGCCCAACAACGGTAGCTATGCCTGGAACAATATCCCCGTGCTCAATTCCAATCAGGTTTTCGTGCGTATCACCCAGAACTCCAGCGGCCAGGCGGACAGCAACATCCATCCTTTAGCGATTGCCAGCGAAATGGCCACGCCACAGGGGACCTGGCCACCCGACGGCGCCACGGAAATTCCCACCAACCCGCTGCTGGCCTGGACCGCCACGCCGGGAGTGACCGGATATCAATTGCAGGTTTCAACCGACCCCAACTTCAACAGCTACCTGGTGAACGCCATTGACCATCCGGACAACCACTATCAGTTGCAGGGCCTTACGCCTTTCCAAACTTACTATTGGCGGGTCTGCGGGCTTGCCGACATCGGACCCGGGCCCTTCTGCCTCGACCTTAGCTTCACCACCGGCGACATCACCGAACTGCCTGACCCACCAGTGCTTACATATCCGGTACATCAGGCGGAAGACCTGCCCCTGGAACTCGATTTTTCTTGGACTCCCATGCCTCTGGCAGATAGTTACTCTCTCCAGATTTCGCAGAGCTTTTGGTTCGTGGATCCTGAAATTGACCTGCCCAACCTTACCACCACCAGCCAGCATGTTTCCGGCCTGCAGCCAGGGCGCACCTACTTTTGGAGGGTGAGCGCGGGGAACGTGGCCGGAAACAGCAACTTCAGCCACATCAACCAGTTTACCACTCTCCAATCCACCCCCGTGGAAGACGATACGGCTCCGGTTGTGATTAACGAGCTGAAACAGAATTACCCCAATCCCTTCAATCCCACAACCACCATAAGCCTTAGCCTGAAAGACGCCTCCCTGCCCGCCTCTTTGCAGATTTTCGACCTCCGCGGCAGGCTGGTTCGCACCCTTTTTCAGGGAATCCCTTCCGGACAGCGAATGGAGCTGGTCTGGGACGGCAAGGACAGCCAGGGCAGAGCCTGCGGCAGTGGGATTTATCATTATCGCCTGCGTTCCGGGGATTTCGCCAAGACTCGTAAGATGATATTAATTAAGTAA
- a CDS encoding chromate transporter, producing the protein MTWLTLFWTFVKIGLFSFGGGYAVLAMIQQEVVVRNAWLTQSEFTDVVAISQMTPGPIAINSATFIGYRQGGVLGSLVCTFGVILPSLVLMLVITLTYLKLREQPWFKNIFQKLRWLTLGLIGAAMVLIAKGAFTDWFTVLVFVISLAIYWKFKTNPIYLMLGAAVFGMVFG; encoded by the coding sequence ATGACTTGGCTGACTTTGTTCTGGACCTTCGTAAAGATCGGGCTTTTCAGCTTTGGTGGCGGCTACGCGGTCCTGGCCATGATCCAGCAGGAAGTGGTGGTCCGCAACGCCTGGCTCACTCAAAGCGAATTCACGGATGTGGTGGCGATTTCGCAAATGACCCCCGGCCCCATCGCCATCAATTCCGCCACCTTCATCGGCTACCGGCAGGGAGGGGTTTTGGGCTCCCTGGTCTGCACCTTCGGCGTCATCCTGCCCTCGCTTGTCCTGATGCTGGTCATAACCCTCACCTATCTCAAGCTCCGCGAGCAGCCCTGGTTCAAAAACATTTTTCAGAAACTGCGCTGGCTGACCCTCGGCCTCATCGGCGCTGCCATGGTGCTCATCGCCAAAGGCGCTTTCACTGATTGGTTCACTGTGCTCGTCTTTGTGATCAGCCTGGCGATCTACTGGAAGTTTAAAACCAACCCCATTTATCTGATGCTGGGCGCTGCTGTCTTCGGGATGGTCTTCGGGTGA
- a CDS encoding chromate transporter yields MSKSLGSIFLTFLKIGAFTIGGAYAMIPLIRREVVEKHGWISDDDFLDGLAAAQSCPGPIAINISVYVGLHVRGRLGMAAAVLGSVLPSLVIIMLIAELFVHYAEQALVRKAFHALKPALVALIAVPLAEMTKTANLNLTNFWVPIVALVLVGFLGVSPIWLILATIAFAVAQGLWRKEKPE; encoded by the coding sequence ATGTCTAAAAGTCTTGGCTCCATATTCTTAACCTTTCTCAAAATCGGTGCTTTCACCATCGGTGGCGCCTATGCCATGATTCCCCTCATCCGCCGTGAAGTGGTGGAAAAACATGGCTGGATCTCTGACGATGATTTCCTGGACGGCCTGGCTGCGGCACAGTCCTGCCCCGGGCCAATAGCCATCAACATCAGCGTTTACGTTGGTCTGCATGTTCGAGGCCGCCTGGGTATGGCGGCAGCGGTGCTGGGCTCGGTGCTGCCTTCCCTGGTCATCATCATGCTGATCGCTGAACTCTTTGTCCACTACGCGGAACAAGCCCTGGTGCGCAAAGCTTTTCACGCGCTCAAACCAGCACTGGTGGCCCTCATCGCGGTGCCCCTGGCGGAAATGACCAAGACCGCCAATCTCAATCTTACCAATTTCTGGGTGCCGATTGTCGCTCTGGTGCTGGTGGGCTTTCTTGGCGTCAGTCCCATCTGGCTTATTTTGGCCACGATCGCCTTTGCCGTGGCGCAGGGTTTGTGGCGGAAGGAGAAGCCGGAATGA
- the ispG gene encoding flavodoxin-dependent (E)-4-hydroxy-3-methylbut-2-enyl-diphosphate synthase, whose translation MQKITRKPTRQIQLGNVPIGGGAPVSIQSMLSVPTRDLEAALAQTAALEQAGCQIIRFAVTGAEDIRAIPVLAENAGVPLVADIHFDHKLALQALEAGISGLRINPGNIGSRAKVEAVVKDASERGVPIRIGVNSGSLPKELVAKYGVSAEAMVEAALEHVRILEDLNFGAIKISVKASHLPLMLESYRALSARVDYPLHLGITESGTLLAGSVKSAMALGILLSEGIGDTLRVSLTADPIQEVAVAKQILRNLELRQGLNIISCPTCGRTRVDLFSLASEVESALQAYSDLPLTIAVMGCAVNGPGEAREADFGIAGGDGEGLIFARGEILKKVPERQLVAELIHLVEEWVNNV comes from the coding sequence ATGCAGAAAATCACTCGTAAACCTACCCGGCAGATACAGTTGGGCAATGTCCCGATCGGCGGGGGCGCGCCTGTTTCTATCCAAAGCATGCTCAGCGTGCCAACCCGCGATTTGGAAGCGGCCCTGGCCCAGACAGCCGCTTTGGAACAAGCCGGCTGCCAGATCATCCGCTTCGCTGTAACCGGCGCAGAGGATATCCGGGCGATACCAGTTTTGGCGGAAAACGCCGGGGTTCCCCTGGTGGCGGACATCCATTTCGACCACAAACTGGCCTTGCAAGCCCTGGAAGCCGGAATCTCCGGACTTCGCATCAATCCAGGCAACATCGGCTCCCGCGCCAAGGTTGAGGCCGTGGTGAAGGATGCTTCCGAAAGGGGGGTGCCCATCCGCATCGGCGTGAACAGCGGTTCCCTGCCCAAAGAGCTGGTGGCCAAATACGGCGTGAGCGCAGAAGCCATGGTGGAAGCGGCTTTGGAGCACGTGCGCATTCTCGAGGACCTGAACTTTGGCGCCATCAAGATTTCCGTGAAGGCCTCGCACCTGCCTTTGATGCTGGAAAGTTACCGCGCCCTCAGCGCCAGGGTGGATTATCCTTTGCATCTGGGCATTACGGAATCCGGCACCCTGCTGGCTGGCAGCGTCAAATCCGCCATGGCTCTGGGAATCCTGCTTTCAGAAGGCATCGGCGACACCCTGCGGGTTTCACTAACCGCGGATCCCATCCAGGAAGTGGCTGTGGCCAAGCAAATCCTGCGCAACCTTGAACTGCGCCAGGGGCTTAACATCATTTCCTGTCCCACCTGCGGACGCACCCGGGTGGACCTTTTCAGCCTGGCTTCCGAGGTGGAAAGCGCCCTTCAAGCCTATTCCGATTTGCCGCTCACCATCGCCGTGATGGGCTGTGCCGTGAATGGCCCCGGAGAAGCGCGGGAAGCGGATTTCGGCATTGCAGGCGGGGACGGGGAGGGACTCATCTTTGCCCGCGGCGAAATCCTGAAGAAAGTGCCGGAACGGCAGCTTGTGGCTGAGCTAATACATCTCGTGGAAGAGTGGGTGAACAATGTCTAA